Proteins from a single region of Elgaria multicarinata webbii isolate HBS135686 ecotype San Diego chromosome 23, rElgMul1.1.pri, whole genome shotgun sequence:
- the SLC39A3 gene encoding zinc transporter ZIP3, whose product MKVLVAKVLCLVGVFVLMLAGSLLPVKILEADHEKAHRSRRAMALCNSFGGGVFLATCFNALLPAVREKLQEVLKLGNMTTDYPLAETLMVLGFFMTVFVEQLVLTFRKEKPSFIDLETFNAGSDVGSDSEYESPFIEPSWGRGHGPHGPHPGHAGHAHGLNVHELSRSGPLRLFSLVFALSAHSVFEGLALGLQEEGDAVVSLFLGVAIHETLVAVALGINMAKTGLALREAAKLAVTVSLMIPLGIVVGLGIESARNVASSVASVLLQGVAGGTFLFVTFFEILGKELEEKSDRLLKVLFLVLGYTVLAGLVFFKW is encoded by the exons ATGAAGGTGCTGGTGGCCAAGGTGCTGTGCCTGGTGGGCGTCTTCGTGCTGATGCTGGCTGGCTCCCTGCTGCCGGTCAAGATCCTGGAGGCCGACCATGAGAAGGCCCACCGGTCCCGGAGGGCCATGGCCCTCTGCAACTCCTTCGGTGGAGGCGTCTTCCTGGCCACCTGCTTCAACGCTTTGCTTCCCGCCGTGCGAGAAAAG CTCCAGGAGGTGTTGAAGCTGGGCAACATGACCACGGACTACCCCCTGGCGGAGACGCTGATGGTGCTGGGCTTCTTCATGACGGTGTTCGTGGAGCAGCTGGTGCTGACCTTCCGGAAGGAGAAGCCGTCCTTCATCGACCTGGAGACCTTCAACGCCGGCTCGGACGTGGGCAGCGACTCGGAGTACGAGAGCCCCTTCATCGAGCCCTCCTGGGGGCGGGGCCACGGGCCCCACGGGCCCCACCCCGGCCACGCGGGCCACGCCCACGGCCTCAACGTCCACGAGCTGTCGCGCTCCGGCCCACTGCGCCTCTTCAGCCTGGTCTTTGCCCTGTCGGCCCACTCCGTCTTCGAGGGCCTGGCCCTGGGCCTGCAGGAGGAGGGCGACGCGGTGGTGAGCCTCTTCCTGGGCGTGGCCATCCACGAGACGCTGGTGGCCGTGGCCCTGGGCATCAACATGGCCAAGACCGGGCTGGCGCTGCGGGAGGCGGCCAAGCTGGCCGTCACGGTCAGCCTGATGATCCCGCTGGGCATCGTGGTGGGCCTGGGCATCGAGAGCGCCCGGAACGTGGCCAGCAGCGTGGCCTCCGTGCTGCTGCAAGGGGTGGCGGGCGGCACCTTCCTCTTCGTCACCTTCTTTGAGATCCTGGGCAAGGAGCTGGAGGAGAAGAGCGACCGGCTGCTCAAAGTGCTCTTCCTGGTGCTGGGCTACACCGTCCTGGCCGGGCTGGTCTTCTTCAAGTGGTGA
- the DIRAS1 gene encoding GTP-binding protein Di-Ras1 produces MPEQSNDYRVVVFGAGGVGKSSLVLRFVKGTFRDTYIPTVEDTYRQVISCDKSVCTLQITDTTGSHQFPAMQRLSISKGHAFVLVFSVTSKQSLEELKPIYQQIVQIKGSVESIPVMLVGNKCDETQREVEAKEGEALAKEWKCAFVETSAKMNYNVKELFQELLNLEKRRNMSLNIDGKRSNKQKRADKIKGKCSLM; encoded by the coding sequence ATGCCGGAGCAAAGCAACGACTACCGCGTGGTGGTGTTCGGGGCCGGCGGCGTGGGCAAGAGCTCGCTGGTGCTGCGCTTCGTGAAGGGCACCTTCCGCGACACCTACATCCCCACGGTGGAGGACACCTACCGGCAGGTGATCAGCTGCGACAAGAGCGTGTGCACCCTGCAGATCACCGACACGACGGGCAGCCACCAGTTCCCGGCCATGCAGCGCCTGTCCATCTCCAAGGGCCACGCCTTCGTCCTGGTCTTCTCCGTCACTAGCAAGCAGTCCCTGGAGGAGCTGAAGCCCATCTACCAGCAGATCGTGCAGATCAAGGGCAGCGTGGAGAGCATCCCCGTCATGCTGGTGGGCAACAAGTGCGACGAGACCCAGCGTGAGGTGGAGGCCAAGGAGGGCGAGGCCCTGGCCAAGGAGTGGAAGTGCGCCTTCGTGGAGACCTCGGCCAAGATGAACTACAACGTCAAGGAGCTCTTCCAGGAGCTGCTCAACTTGGAGAAGCGGCGCAACATGAGCCTCAACATCGACGGCAAGCGCTCCAACAAGCAGAAGCGGGCCGACAAGATCAAGGGCAAGTGCAGCCTGATGTGA